The Amaranthus tricolor cultivar Red isolate AtriRed21 chromosome 2, ASM2621246v1, whole genome shotgun sequence genome contains the following window.
CTATCTagtattgaaaattttaattaatatattaaatttaaatgatataaaaaataaattaaatttaaatgatactccctccgttcttttttgatcttccacattactataacgggtagtttcaaaagttcttccactttagaatactttctattttttgaaagtttttatcccacttttacccttTAAAACcccatttttcttttaatgtactccttttcttttatttataattattttctctctcatactttcaatacaatcattacttcacactactatttaattaaaataatatccactacaacctcatactttcaatacaatcattacttcacactactatttaattaaaataatacccactacaacccaaagatactatcttccttaatatgtgtgaaaaatccaaagtggaagatcaaaaaagaacggagggagtatatggagtgaaaatataaaaattaaaaaattttaattgtgaagAAAATATGATTTAGTGGGTgttgtcatttttattttgtcttcgaaatatttcatcattttaattattatatatagtagttagaaaatattttctagGTGTTCAAGTATgtaaaaaattggaaaatattTCAACAAGAATCAAGTCCCTGATGGACCTTGAGTGTATATCTATTATTAAGGTGTTCGTAAGATATTTCGAGTCATGTCAATTTTAAATCGTGTGTACATAAATATCTTATCAATCTGATATAATTTTACATACAAATTATTTTGAGTTGAGTCGAATTATGCTAAATTTGGATCATGTATCATCTTAGTTTATTTGTGTAGAAATTTAAAGAAAAGTTAGTTGGACGGTGATACCAAACCAACTAGGACTAGGTCACCATCACACTACAtacttatgaatcgaggtccgaAAAAACACatacacaaaacgatcacgtattagaacgtgttcacacatttaatccactccatacaactaagatatcactaagacttgataattttaaatgttttcatccaattcccAATGAATCCAAATTtcaaattctgaccagaaactttaatgGCAATTTCGGATAGTTTAGAAagttcaaatgaaaaatctgaCTTCATCACTGCATctggaacgcatcaattaccttgggtaccgaATTTcacaatttctaacatccaattactatttttaattattttaagcgtttaacgagtttttaacgcatcaGATACATAAACCAACAACGGAACACaactaacgtttccggatcggcaccaaaaccgaggcagcagctgctgtccaacactccattgttattattattattattattattattttatatattcattattcaaattaCTAACTTTTTTAATCCCATGACCAAAATAATCTAACAAGACCAATATCacaatgactaaaataaaacaagcaAGGCAAATTTTTCTATCACATAGCCACTTGATATAtccacacatatattaatacacaaaaaccccatcatcaaagcataaaagtcatcaaataaaaagaaatatgcccatccacaagatccttcaagaacttaaaatttcacaaattatgataattaaattaaatatttaattctcttaacaaattaaaacttTGTAAAGAATTATAGAACCAAATCATCCTTTTTAAACCAAGACATATTTAaatacacaatccttcaagcaaatcaaattttgctaaaggatttataaattcttcGATGACTACACCACTTGATCCATACcaattaaatttcttctaacaaattgaaatttttgttagagaaattataaatcataaaaagaaatttattaaaatatcaatataaacttaattcttataacaaatttaaactttgttaaagaatataaatcaagaaacataacttaatccttttaacaaaattaaagtttattaaaggattattagagaaaattatatatatacataaaaaaaaatactcaatcctcctaaatgtcataggatatcatcatacaaaaaaaaatataattcaccttagaaatcttgtatataaaatttttaattaacaattcaattaacttACCCCTtagatcaaaagattggattgaacaaacaaaaaaaaattttttttttctttgtgacAGCCGAAACCAGGAGCAAGGgaaggaatttttttttctgatttttgtgttCACTTTTGAGGATTAAGAATGTGAGGAATTCAAATGAGGTTTAAAGaattaataggaattaataatCAACTTATTGTGCCATAAAAtccaattatgagaggagttacaaaattCCTCCTATTCACCTATACTCAACCGGCTGCCCCCTTCCCATTCCctccataattttttttttatttttttattttattattataattattctatttattataaataatgttaaatCGAAAAAGAATACTACGCGATAACAAAGTACGCGATAAAACACGTTACcgttatttacattttttttttgtttttatatttaatttactttatttcGTATAGTTGTccatgtaaataatataattttaataatatttctttatttagtttattattttttttctaaaaccgATAaaatacggggtgttacaacttGTAATTGCTTAAAATCCAATTATGAACATAGAATTAAATAAATGCTAAAAGACTACTGCACATATTCTAAACACCAACTTAACCAGCATCAAAATCCAACATATTATGTAAAATTCCTACTCATATCATCTTTATTGCCTACTTAAAGTAtgcttaatgtctacttacaatatacttaatgccaacttacagtatgcttaatgccaacttacagtatgcttaatgcttacttacatcatctttaatgccaacttacatcatccttaatgccaacttacagaattcttaatacctacttacagtatacttaatgccaacttatagtATGAATGCCAACTTATAGtatgcttaatgcctacttacaatatgcttaatgcctacttacaatatgcTTAATGCCGACTTACGATATGCTTATTGCCAACTTAATTACATCATTCTTagtgcctacttacatcattcttaatgcccaCTTAtagtatccttaatgcttatttacatcattcttaatgcctacttacagtatacttaatgcctacttacagtatacttaatgccaactaatagtatgcttaatgcctacttaaagTATACTTAATGCCGACTTatagtatccttaatgcctacttacatcatccttaatgcccacttatattattcttaatgtctatttacatcattcttaatgcctacttacaatatgaTTAATGTCTATTTCTAAAACCTTTAATACCAACATATCATGTAAAACAACAATACaaacaccaaaaaaataatcaaaataaaggaTTAAGCATCGTTTTTCAAGCTTGCTCTCTTCTTATAAGTTTTGCTATACTtaacaaaaaaagttaaatattattCTCAcgaaaaaaattacatattattcacacaaaaaattacatattattaaACAAACAACTAGATCGATTCCCGTGCTAAGCACGGtttataaattattcaaataaaaaataattaattttatatatgtaattaagttattatatgactgttaaatcatattgaaattataaattgatttgttttaaaagctgtaaaagtattactaatatatataaaacataatcataaaatcatacattaaacaatatagattataagtaattacataaaaataatagaaaatttcaacacataaaaaataataaaaataataatttaagtgtTTAACGTCtttgtaaaaccttaaaaataagttttcagcCTAAAGATTATACTCCCAccattccttaaagaagtttctatttgtcattttgggaTGCTCCATTTGTTGTTTccataaaaaatctttttgCTTGTGTcataaattttgaacaaaataaccttattcatcccaatttaatattttaataatacttatggtccccacatatttttaactaacttcattttaacatttttatattctttatgcccctatatattttccactaactttataaaaatattttttattagttgtggtccttagatttttttccactaaattttatttaatattttttaacgTTTATGATCTCTACTTTTCctgtattaaatttattatttaataaaatagtatttctattatttaaaagattttatttttcttaattcccgtgaacATTACTTGTGGGAACTTTATTAAGAaatgaagggagtatttttttactataataataaacaaataacctaatttatttatttatgtgtcATAATTTTCTCAAACATAGGTAAtagaattatcatttgaaatttatttcaccaacatttttttcttattatttacttaaataattaatgcaTAGTCTATTTGATTTgtgtagttttttttaatatagtcaTGTAagtacactagtggaaaaaacttcaTCTGCTGCGccacatatgctgcggttttttacaGACGTAGCATAAATAGGATAAAAAAACAAGGggaaaaaataatcataaaggATACGGTTTTATTACACTACGTAGTGTATATGATTATCTATAAAAAagctatttcaaaattattttcttttcttaatttattacaaaatattttaatgaaaataaaatttttacataattaattaatatgttatccgataattatccattgtaattaaaagatactatatattttaattgattgtatatggtaaaaattagtaaataagatatgattttaaaatcttttgtaactAATATATTAAACAATCTAATCGGAAAGATAAtacatgatatgctaaaatATATTTGCCTAATAAGAACATGAAAAGAgcggaaaattttttattgtgaAGTCAACATGCGTCCtaattgtttcttcattagtatattgtatagatagATGTATAGATAATAAGAATATGAAAAGAGCGGGAAAACTTTTATTGTGAAGTCGACATGTGTCCTAATTGTTTCttcattaatatattgtatAGAAGATTACAAAAACAATCATAAATATTATGAAACAAATAATTACAAGAACAATCATAAATCCTACAAAAAATCACCTATTATTAAACAAAtaataccaaaaaaaataaatcaacaaataaatGAATCAAACTTGTTTACTtgtgaacaaagaagaataGAGAAGATGAAAAGATGAAAAGTTTAATCAAACTTGTTAATTCAACAAGTAATGGtctgaatttttagaaaatatgaTAAGAGAAAACTTGAGGATGGATAGTATAGGTTGAAGAAAGGTGAATAGATTGATgagaaaaattaaaactaacataaataATGCACAAATAATGAGATGAACTTTTTGAAATTCACAATTTCGAGCTTGAGAGTCCGTCTTTTATAAAGACGGCTCTCAAAAGCCCAGCCAAaatctaatttatattaattgtaaaaaatattacTGCTGAAATTAAAATGCACGTGTCAAGtggaatgtgaaaagtcacataatatatctAGGGCataatttatttgaagttataacataatatatttgaagttataaccctaaaatatatgctggtataatACCAAatgtattatgttataaccccaaataaatgttgttataactccaaatatattatgtgacttttcagaTTTCACTTAACACGCACAATTTTGATTTCaatagtagttttttttttttaaaattaacataaattagatTTAGATTGGACTTTTAAGAGCCATCTTTACAAAAGACAATTTCAAATGAGAATGTGTTCGGTTTTTGATGAAACTCtacttctatttttatttaataaaaatattaaatgggcTAGCATGTCTATACCGTCCTTCATTAGAATTTGTGTTGTTCTATAACCCATTTCATTTTCCAGTTAGGGCAGTTACCATTTCACGAAAACCCTCTTCGCCGCCTCCTTCTCTGATTCTCTCTCTAACCTTAACCCTTTCTtcttcaaatctcttcatcttcaaGGTTAGTTTGTTAATTTTCGTTTAATCTCTATTAAGTTTTtcgatttgttttgattatcttttttttttttttttttttttttcctgttttTTATGTTTGGTTAACTGATCTCATTCTAGTTAGGGTTATtgatttttgttagttttaatctCTATTATGTTTGTGTTAGTTTAATCTatcaagttttattttgttttttttttcctgtttttgtaagtttttttcagaaaaaaaagcTCTTTTAATGGCGACGATCGACCCCGATGGCGGTGATATAGTTCATTCATCAAGGcctcaaaaaaaattgaaatcaattccTTGGTACGTGTTcatttgttatgtttttaattaattttttaaaattacttgTTAGTTATGTTATTGCTAATTCCGATCCATAATTCGTTTACCATCTGTGCCGCATAAAGGCCCCAAACCTTGATCGTTATATGTATGTACTTCTATGTGTTTAATATTTCCTTAATTTTATTGACTTGAATTTTTAATCATAGTAATATAATTCACTTGGTTTTTTGTTTGCTTTTTCTCAGCCTGGATTATCCTGGAGATTATTACATTGATCGTGATCAAATGTATGTGTGTAATCTTtgcttaattttaatatttgatttcATTTTGTTTACCTGTTCAACAGTTTATGTGTTTAATACTGTAtttgcttaattaatttatttacttgGAATTTTATTACTAGTAATTTTGacttgaattttgattttttgattttgtttatctgTTTAATAGTGTTGATGAGGAGGAGGAGTCTGATACGTAAGTAATTGAATGAATGAGTGAATttgtgttgttttgttttattttttgaacccgattttatttatttcgttACCCCTTCATTGggtatttttctttgttttgcttTGTTTAGCCCTGGATATCTCGAAGGCCCTCCCAGGAGGGTGGCTACTCTTGCTAATTTGAATTTCTATAAGCCTCTTGCCGAAAAGGCGCTAACCTACTACAATTCTAAAGAGGTCAGTTTTGAATACTAAAGTCCACTTCAtcgttttttatttgattgtatCCACTTTTTATTTTCCCTATTGTTTGTTTAGTGTCATACTGTCTTGGGCATTAtctgttgattattttttttctcttatataGCTGATCGATTGTTTTGTATTCCTTTTGTAGATTCACTTATAAAGTTCTTTATATGCAgttgttttaaagtttttttttttttgcattgctTACAATCTTTACCTCTTTGCTTGTGTCTCTTCTTTTGATGTTCCCACTGCTCCCCATTAGAAGTTGAATTAGTTTGGGGGGGTTGACTCAGGTATCGGTATCGACATACTCGGAAAACTGTGCGTTTACCAGCATCGGACCCGTCTCAATATGCAATTTTTatacctaaaatgaagtgtccaatgtCCTAGTATCAAGGATTGGATATGGGTACGTGAACCAAAATGAAGAGTCGGAGTAACAAACTGATTGATTAGGCATATGTGTGTGTTCTGAAGATATGCTATAgcatctatttttattttaccttGCATAACATGACCACCCTTTTCTTGAATTTCAttcttgttatttatatatgcattctcaagttaattttataattctACAAGCATAAGATTTATTTTTGCTTTAGTGTTGGAGAAGCACATCAATGCTTGTTTTAGGcttgtgtaaaattttatttgaatagaaacaaaatttgattcagtaggcattttattttatatctcattgttgaactattttatgtaCTTCATATTAACTCAAATATTAATACCATAGATGTGAGTCAATTACAATGACGAGTCTTTACAAATTTTGGTACGACCAATATTGTGGGAGTTGTGAAAGAAGTACTGATAATTCTGAATAGGGCGTGTGAGCTATTATGAGTCTTAAGTGTTTGATTTGATATGTTGTACTTTTGTGAAATATTTCCAATGGACTTATTGATACCCTAGGAGAGTGAGATCTAAGGATCATGGGCTATTTGAATTGATTGAAATTCTGCATGGACATTTGAGATGTAAGGATCCTTACCTCATGCATTTCTTCCCCTTCCTCCCATGAAACCCACCCTAAAAAAACATTATCCCTTTAAAATCTTAAAGATTGTACCAATTTGAACTACTAATTCTACTCTAAACACAGCTGTGCAACTTTATCATAATATTTGAGATGTTTGTTGCAGTGCACAAATTTGTTGCTGAAGGAGGTACTTGTTGCAGATAGGCAGCACCAACCTGAAACAGTGGTGTGCATGAATTTCATCGCTCGTTCTGAAGATGATTCCAAGCTGTTTTATTTCTTTGCTGAACTTCAAGATGGTCCGTATCCTGAATATGATGATGTCAAGGACTTGGAAGATTTTAAGGAGCCTCAACCTAGTGACTTTCAAGTCAAAGAGTTATGTTCGTTGGAAACACATGATTCTGGTAAGTCTCTTTATGTAGTTACAATGTAGCTCTGATTCTTCATTCTGACTCATGTACCCAGTCGTATTGTTGATGATCGAACTTTGGTAGACACTTAGGACACTTCATTTTTAggtgtaaaattgaatattatagACATGTTCGATACTTGGAAACATACCTGTACcggagtccaagtaacatagtgtAGAAACGTATACATGAGTTTTCAGTTAAGTATTTCCTGACATTAGGATTGAATAGGATATATTGAAGAAATGAAATCAGTCACATGAACAttcatttattaaattaataccaTGGAATGTTTCGTGTCAAATTGCTCATGCATTATTGTGGTTAATATATAAAGTACTTATTACATCAAGTATACCTTGTTATCAATTCAGATAAGCACATGTTACCATCATCGAGTTTGATGCTATATTATGTAGTATTATTAACAAAACTCCTTGTTTTATTCTTCAGAATAGTAAGAGAAATTAATTCAGATTTGAAATTATTTAcgctctaatttttttaaaaacaaatcaataagtAATTTGGGAAAACAGGATTACTGATGTAAAATGGTACTCCCTCTTCTAAACCTCATTTACCATTTTGGATCGTTCAAGAATATAAGCAACTATGCATTGCGGAACTTTATcggtattatttaaaaaattataaacatggAGGTTGTTGCTCATTTCTTTTCATCTAGCAAAGGATATTCTAGTTGAAAATACTTCTATTAGGTTTTTATTTGCCtttcatcttcaatttttttccTCTTAAAAGACTAATACAAATATTAGGGTACTATACTTCAATGTATTTTGGAACTTAATCAGTATTTATGGTTGTTCATTGCTTATCTTATCTCATATGGCAAAGGATATTCTTGTTGAAAATATTAGGTTTTTATTTGCCTATCATACTCTTTGATTTAGTGACTTACTGTCGCTATTATTATGTGAGAATTGAGGACTTGTGTTGTTGATTTTGTTCTCTTACCCTCTTACATATATCATTTGaaagatagaaaaaaaatataaataaaattctatTTTCGAACTTTTTCACCAAGTCATTGTATCCAAACAAGTTGTCAAACAATAATGTATGTATCATGTACTGCAGATTATTCGCAAAGTATTGCTAGCAGAGCTTGGGGTTACAAGGTTGTTTATCCGCAAGGTTATTTCTTGAGATTTTGAGCATGTCAGGATTAAAACCAAATTTGTAATCTTAATGATCATAATGGTCAAATTCTACTACTTTTTTAACTGCTTATGAGACATGTTCTTGCACTTCACTATGTAGGGAACTGAATGTAGTTTGTATTCTCTTAATTTTACCGTTTTTCTGGGTTGTTTGAGTTGTAGATTACCTTTTGATTTTCTCATCTAGTTTTTTTATCATCGTTGATTTTTagtttcatattttatttagttttgagTTATTGAGCTATAATTGTACAAAATTATCCTCTATATTTTACATGGAAGCGTGAAACTTGCTCTTTCTAATTGAAATCTGTAGGGAGTTTGTTCTTGGTGGTTTATTTAGGAGGAAGAGAAATGGAAGGAAAGTTATTTCGGAGGGAATGGAAGAGAAATGGATGGAGATGAGTGTTTTTCCTCCGGATCTTTCTGCCTTAGAAGGGATTATATCCTCTAAATATAGAATATTTGTAAGCAAGGAATATTGTTCATGATGAACAATACTTTGTACATGTCAGCAAGTGCCTTTCCTTTATCTTCTTCTCACATTCTCatcttttcatttcttcttgacCATTTCTCGCCAGTCGCCATACTTGCCATTTTGTATAAGCGGGTCCCATTCTCGCCATTCTTGACATTCTTTAACTCATGTAAAGATGAAATGGTGTGCTTAGTCATTCTCGCCATTCTCTATCAGCTGGTGCCAGTCTCACCTTTGGTAAGAGCTGCAGTCCTTCCATCTATCACTTGGCCAAGGCCTcaagaaaaattgaaatcaattccTTGGTACGTCACTGTTTGTTcatttgttatgtttttaatcAATTATCTAGCCAAAATAGGCTCAACAAATGTGCAAGAACTTGTTAAGCTCTTTCTGTAGACGGTCTTTGCTTAAGCTTTTTCATTAAGGCTGTTGTGAATCAAGGGAAGTTGATTGTCATCATCgatatttttgtgagagattttaatttcaattgtgGCAATCATTTTGGGACATAGGAGTAGTTTGTTGACCAAATATGCAGGAACTAGGAACCGGGTTTTTTTGTGTAGCCAACAATGGAAAAttgcataaaataaatttaattcttttaaaaattaaaatgaaaacttTAACTTTGGTTaaacttattttgggaattctttaaaaaaaattaaggaaaaaattatctataataatccaacttttttatgattttcctacaattatccaacctattgattaactatgaacaattccaattttaggggtttttgtCTTGAGTAActcgatgacctgctatagtatgTAATTCACTAAAatagtaaactaaaaattaatttaatattagaaaattttcaaaaatttacatacaaaattttctaaataataaaaaaaatcataaaatttttaaaatatttttttaacatttttttgatattttattttaatttatatttttttatagaaacAAAACTTGTTATTGCAAGTCATTTGGTTACCGGGTTTACTTTACGAATATACCttttaaagttgagattattcatggttaatcaataggtgagattattgtaggaaaatcatgaatagattggattattatagaTACTTTTTCCAAAAATTTATGTCAAAAAGGGTATGACTTTGGTCTAATGAAAAGAAAACCGAATGGTTTTTTGGTTTGACTTGGTTTTGATAGAAACTAAACCGTAATCCAAACTTTCATCTTTACGTCTCATGAATCATTTTTTATTAGGTTACCAAATGTACACTTGTAGTATTAATacgattacttataaccttaaaataattaattataactatGGTGAGATGGTCTTCTACAAATTTAATGCGAAAAATAATGGTGGTATCAATTTAAATCAATATTTATTTAGTAgtcaattttttaataattatatgaaTGAATATTGTTTGTTGCAGACATAGATTAATTAGATTTATGAATCCCTTTACAAGTAGGTTACGTTGCTGTGCAACTGTGCGAGGCCACGATGTAATTAAAGCTTGTAGGAGTACTAAATACCTTAattgttataaaaatttgaa
Protein-coding sequences here:
- the LOC130805311 gene encoding uncharacterized protein LOC130805311, with amino-acid sequence MATIDPDGGDIVHSSRPQKKLKSIPCLDYPGDYYIDRDQIVDEEEESDTPGYLEGPPRRVATLANLNFYKPLAEKALTYYNSKECTNLLLKEVLVADRQHQPETVVCMNFIARSEDDSKLFYFFAELQDGPYPEYDDVKDLEDFKEPQPSDFQVKELCSLETHDSDYSQSIASRAWGYKVVYPQGYFLRF